Within Phycodurus eques isolate BA_2022a chromosome 7, UOR_Pequ_1.1, whole genome shotgun sequence, the genomic segment TGTTTTCAGATGAAGAATTTTTGTATGCGAGAAGCTGGTACTTTTTTAGGTGAGCACAAGGCAACACTTTTGCCATGCATCTTTCCTGTAGCCGACAACATAAAAAAGACTCTTAAGGCCAGAGATCGGGAATATCTTGCTCTGAATCTGTTGCTGTCATTAATGCGCCATGTTTCACATTCCCCCATGTGGTTgctgtccccccaccccacttCATAAGTGCCCAAGATCTCAACCAAGGTTGACAAatatgtagggagtaaaagtgaaaaaaatatcagaacaacGAATACTCCTGTAAGGTACAGAtgcctgaaaaatctacttaagtatcGTAAAGTACTTACTTCAGTGAGCACAATAAGTGATTTTGCATATAGAGAAGTACTCAGGAAGTAAAATGGCAAACAAAAAGTAGTtggtcactgatgatgtagtggttcacatgcTCCGTGCAGGCTGCATGGATTCAGTTCCCAATCAGTGATGGCGTAAATGCGGGTGTGTATGGTTTTATGTCTTGATATGTGTTCCCTGAGATTGACCACAGACGATCTTTTAGATACAAGACCAGCACAGAAACGAAGTGAAAGCTTTGCGGAGGTTGCTCTCTGAGACGCGCTCGAGCCGCGATAAGCTGGCAAGGAAGCTGCAAagcacagagagagagttgttgGACTGCAAAGACAGGATCAATCACCTTCAGTGGAGGGTCAACAAGAATCCCAACCTGCTGGAGAAGGAGGAACTTACCCGCAGGCTCACTGAGTTCACTATACATCTGGAAGAGAAGGAGAGGAGGATACAGGTATGTTTTAGGAGCTctgcctgcactgaagtcaggcgaatgcaaCACTACACTACCAGTGACTCTCCAGGTGGCCCTGTTTGTTGAAttttaaatctgattggttaaaataAAACGGCCATTACacttgtgtgtatgtggcatGGGCCAATATTTACAGCAATGAAGGCACTGCGTAGATTACATTAACATGGCAGCACATAGAAGCTGGAATCTGATTGGACTgtgaattgtggagatatagcgttAAAACTGTTTCACCATTTCGGTTTTCCTGAATTTTGGTGTGGTTAAAATGGTGCCCAGTGACGCTCTTGGCTGTCAGGTATGAGTCTCCCTCCCCTACTATATatgaacttgagcgcctttattttgtttttgttcatattcaGCGGGCTATCAATATACGTCAACATCTATCATTGTCTGAATGTGTGTAACTCCAATAATGAGATGAACTCCTCCAAATGTCTTTAATATAGTATAgtaccaaccccaattccaatgatgttgggagatttgtgtaaaatgtaaataaaaacagaatacaatgatctgcaaatcctgttcaacctacattctattaaatacactacaaaggcatttcatgttcaaactgatgaatgttattgttttgttgcaaatattctctcattttgaattgaagGTTGGGAAGGaggcaacaaaagacaaaagttgaggaatgctaaaaaaataaaacctgtttgaaacattccacaggttaattgaaaacaggtAAGTTTCATGGCTAGGTAGAAAAGGAGCATCagtgaaaggctcagttgttcacaagcaaggatggggcgaggtttaccactttgtgaacaactgtgtgagcaaGTATTCCAacaggtgtgtatgtgagtgcggatggttgtccaaatctatatgtgccctgcaactgactggcgaccagttgagggtgtagtccgccttccgcccaaactcagctgggataggctccagtaccccgcgaccctaaacaggataagcggtattgagaatggatgtattttgttgttaaaacggaaggtaacacagtggtaaacatgctccagtcccaactttttttgaacgtgttgcaggcatcaaatttaaatgagtgactatttgcaaaaaaatccccccaaaaaacagtttatcagtttgaacattaaatatattgtctttatagtgtattcaattgagtaTAGATTGaaagggatttgcaaatcattgtattctgtttttacaggTATTTACGTTTTCACAACGTCCCagcgtcattggaattggggtttgtacatgcACTCCATTCAACATTCTATGTTTGTGCTAAGTGGTAATAGATGCCAGCATTAGTAGACTTCATGGTCATTGTAAATGATAATATAAGAGAtgtttgtgtgatttttttttttttttttttttctttcttttttccatcATGTACTGTAGTTCTTGGAGAAGAGTAACATGTTGCTTCAAGGCTCACTCAATCGCCAAGTAGCAACAGAATACAAAAAGATGTTCAGAACCAATGTGATGTCTCTCGGTCTACAAACTGCAGTTTGTGAATTATCCAAGAAAACACAAGTAAGTTGAGAGACGTGTGGTTGTACATGGTTGCATTACTGATAACATTGGGTTGTAATAGTCTTCATATTTTTCTGTTTCAATTATTTATCCAAGCCGGACAGAACAAGAGAAGCAGAGACAAATAATATTAATACTATCCGATTGCGAAAACATGGAAGAAAAGGTACAGCTGCATAATGACTTGTCTTTGCAATTCTTGTTAGCTGTCAgtgtttaacacacatttgtgaTTCACAGCCAAACAAAGCAAGATGGTCCAGACGGAAGAACGTGTCTGGACAACCAGTGAGGCTGACGATCGGATGAAGTCAGACATTTCGGAGACTGACGAGAAGCTCCAAAGGTGGCAGAGCCCTGACAGCTCGgtacattattaaaataattactgtttgatttttaatttttcccccccctcatttatgtattgtttgtttcctatgtgtatgcatgtgttatTAACATTAACTGTCAAGTCATCTTAAGAAAGTGTTAATAAGAGTGTTGATCATTGTTGTCCAGGATTATCTACGACATAAATCTCGCACAACTGAACAAAGGAGAAAGAACAACCAGAACCATTCTGATACAAATGCAGGTGAGCCACTCATGCCAGTTAATACAATACCGGTCCAAATAaatttcatttgttcattttgccacttaacatacagtatagtttGAAACCTTGATCGGGCAAAACTGTGTTTGGGTCCCTATATGCAGGGTGTTCATAGTGGAGGTTTCCTAAATTAAGAGAGGTATGataattatacagtattaaatTTACTCTAGGTGTCTTTCTCAGCACTCAAATTCTCTGCAAACAAACATCAAAACCAGAATGACGGTAAAAAAACATTAGAAATAAGTAAAGTGAGCATAAATATCAAAAAACTGTAAATGGGTGAAAACTGTTAGAAAATCTAATAAATTTAGGTATTAAGCCAATTTGATCAAACATGCTATTTTAATAATGGTGaatttggaaataaaatatgtgAATTTATGAAAATCCATTTGTTAGTTTCAGCCTATGGGGATATCCATCACCACCAAGAGGAAAGGAAGCACTTATCAGAAGATACGCAGGAGTCAGAGGAgagtgaggaggaagaggaggaaaaggaaGGGAGTAAagatgaagaggagggggaaggggaagaggaagaggagggggaagaTGAGAACGAGGATAGAGAAGGGGGGGAGAGGTCAGAAGAGAACTGTGAAGGcaaggaggaaaaggaggagcATGATGAGGAAGAATATGACGATGAGGGAATGGACCAAAATGGGGAGGAGGACGAAACTgaggaaaaagaagagaagTCGGAGGAAACGAGTTTTGGGGAGAAGTTTGAGGAGACCATAGGGGAATATGATTACGATGAGGAGGAGCGAGACTAtgagaaagaagaggaggacAAGGGGGAGTtagaggaggaggagtgggAGGGGAATGCGGAGGAgtgggaggaggatgaggaaaatgaggaggaagagaaagGGGACAAGAAGGTGAAggaggagagagaggaagaggagaggcaGGTAGTAGAACAGGAGGAGGAGAATGAGTTGGAAGAGGCACAGGAAAATAGAGATGAAGAGGACAAGGTAAAGAAAAAGAGGGTAGAGAAAGAGGAAAgcgaagaagaggaggtggacgacgaggaagaggatgagGCGGGGGTGGAAGTTGTGACGGTGGAGGAGGTAAAACAACAGGAAAAGAGAAAGGAGAAAGGAGATCAGAAAGACATtaggacaaacaaacaatgctCTTTGTCATGCATTCTTAACGAGCCTCAGGTGGTAACACCACGTGAACCAAAACGATGCTCGCGGCCCAAAATTCGACGTAAATACAACTTTACCCCAGTTACTAAGAACTTGCACCTGGGCAAGCCAGCCTACAGCGGCGTGAACCTGAGGTCTTATAAAGGGGCAAACATGCCGGTGAAAGAGGAGACCCTTTACTGTCGCAATCGGAGACGTTCTGCAGAAATGCTGGAAGACATCTATCTGAGTGACGAACAGACGAGCCAACCGGATGCCGCCAGTGACTGCTCGGATTTGGATTCCAAACATACCGACTCACCTTCATGGACTTAGAGTAATACTAACGAGCGAGTGAACACTGGCTCTCCATCGAGATAGACATGCAATTCCTTTGCTACTACACTTTGTGCCCAATTGACTCCATTGCTTTTCTGGGATGTGTAAAGACACTTGAGGGCACAAGACATATTATTGTGTTATTGTGTATATGTATGACTTCTATCATTAATTTCATGGTTTGTTTACATGCAACTTCCTGGTTTGTTTGAGaacaggattatgcaaaaacttctaattaatttcaatgaaaCACTAGAGATGTATATAACATGAACCAAGGGAGCAATCATTAAATCACTTTGTAATGCACATTATTACCACCTTCAGCACTGGAGTGGAAGCCACCAGAGGAGTACGGTAACTCATTGATTTTGCTGGTGACCAATGTGGCCTTTTTCAGTAAATGAGCATGTCTTCCTGTGCCGGGTGGTAAAGTATTCTTATgctgctgagaaaaaaaatttcattgcGTGCTGTCTGTAACCTTGAAATTTCATAATTACcctaaatatttggaaaaaccCTTCTCATCCAAAAATTTAAaccagtcaaatgaaaaataagtaCAGTGAACCCGATACGTTGCAGACCCACCCGGAATATAgagaacatactgtataaccCCCCGCCACACGCTTTTACCacttaaacctattaaaacacttttttggtGCCTGTTCGCCTTTACTTGCTGTCAAAAAATTGGAGGCTCGTATAATGTCCTTGGAGAAATTAAAAGACTTGTccttgcacagttctccaatTAAGAGGTAAAGTGTGCTTGCtccagttttttaaattttatttttttttgtcactcccagttggaagtttactgtaaaagaaCTAAACTATATGctcaaacaccaaaatgttgatcaggcttttttatttatttatttatgtttttgtcactcccatttgaagtttactgtaaaagaaCTAAACTATATGctcaaacaccaaaatgttgacATAAACCATGTACTGTAATTCTAATTAAAATCTGCTAGCTCAGTGcttacacaatgcaaaacgccaatTGAAATAGGCAacgatgttacagtaattataaaccttcaaaccaCTCCTAAATTAACTCAGAGTAGCAACCAATACAAAAAGCATACATTACCCACAAGCATATTGCGTAATACATTACCCCCATTCTTTTTGCGGTTCTATTATGCTGCATATATTCCagtagggcggcacggtgtgaaaatggatggatattccagTAGACCTTAAGTGCTGCCCAGCACAACGTAGAGCTACACTAAAGACGTGCAATTAAATTTGGACATTACAGGATAaaagattgcttaaaaatctgcaatgtgtTGGGGGAGGGGGTGACAGGTGAACAGAAACTAAAACATTTGGATTAAagtgattcatttaaaaaaataatttctaaagTTGTTggacatttttacatatttttaaaaaagttttattgtattttttttaccattttaagaCTTTTTGTCAGGTAAGTTACTTAATTTGcttgaaattgtatttattttatttaatactgtttttgtatattaggtttatttttatataatttgttgTTGAACTTAGTTTTTGTagtacaaattatttttgcacattgctgtttcattttcttcaaacaaataataaaccaGATGACAACAGTAATTTCATAGTATGCTGGTTTATTGTTACTTTTCATTAAatgtactgccatgtgatttgcgatccGCCAGTTACTTTTCATTAAatgtactgccatgtgatttgcgattcgccaacgctgtcactcacttcggcgactgaccaatgagcagccagcgtcaggcagcgccgtgcagacgggggagggacttaagtgaattGTCAGTatgtcaacatggtatggtatggtggttttccacacGCTGTACACATAATgcaactaacacaaatgcatttacatttcatcatttttttttcagtttattatctgtgtaaagaacaaatatgtggttataTCTAAAATAATGTATCcgcttttttagaggaaacatccaagggtcctgttgatgtatttattcaaaattaagaaaaagtaatccaactgtaatttaatgtaattagtttgagaaatcatttgaaatagttacactatcGCATTTTCAACTGAGGAGTAGTTGTTGGATTCAGACCACAGATATGAATAGGTAgattatctaaaaaaataaaaatatatattacaagtGTCAAGTATTTACAAAGACAGATTCTCTCTCCAAATATGTTTGACATGCCTCTTTTGGGCTGCGTGCCTACGGTGATGCAAAAGTagggtcaaagtcgtcagcgcatCCCATGTATGTAGAAGGCAAGAAAAccgaaagaaaaacaaaaacacatttgtgctGCATACTATTGCACACAACGCTGTACAATaacaacaagggaactgggaataactTTTCAAAGGCAGGACCGGGTCTCGGCATGCATACTACGTGAGGGGGCAGGCAGAAATGTTAAGGCGGCATCGtgacttcatccatccatccatccattttctgagccgcttctcctcactcgggccgcgggcgtgctggagcctatcccagctgtcatcgggcaggtggcggggtacgccctgaactggttgccagccaatcgcagggcacatacaaacaaacaaccattcgcactcacagtcacacctacgggcaatttagagtctccaattaatgcatgtttttgggatgtgggaggaaaccggagaaaacccacgcaggcacggggggaacatgcaaactccacacaggcggggctggggattgaaccctggtcctcagaactgtgaggctgacgctctaaccagtcgtccaccgtgccgctcgtgacatcatatttttattttattatcattatttataaTGATGCCAATTTAGCAGTTGCTATGTGGTATCCTTCACTACTTAACTACATTCACTCTAAAAACACACTCGGGAATAGCAGGTAACAGCCATTGCTAACAAGGCACTATTACTTAGTTGTGTGTCACTACTCGTCATTAAAGTACACAGCGGAACAAATTTATAATCCTGTACACAGTCACCTACCAATAGCATTGCAAACATTGCTCCTCCAGCCACTGTGACGTTACCACCCATGATCAAATCACGTGAACTGGACCActctaataacaataatacacaaatgagcactaaactaaaacaaatgcTCAAGGTACTCAAATTTAATAGCTTAACCCTTAAATATGGCACTAGGACTGCAACTGAATATTACTTTAATAATCGATTcatctgtcgattatttttttcaataaatggatgaatagattttttttgttaatttacatccctttatgaaaaataaacccaggacattatttcaaactgaGAGTGCAGAAACTGatcgaaaaacaaacaaacaaattgatcGATTAatttactggtttggtctgtaaagTCAGAAAATAGGCTAAAatcaagcggtacggaaaaagGATGGATAGATAATGATTAGTATTTACTCTTGCGCGGCTGAAATTCCtaggatttggacaattctaaTTTAAACAAGGTTTCGTCTCGATTAACTGATTATCAAACATGGTTATTAATTTTGATAATAAATTGTCGATCAATTGATTATTACATATTATATCAATTAAttgtcgattaattgattattccTCATACCGCTGTATGGCACTCAAAGTACTTCCGAAgtgttattttttcttcttctcttcgtGCAGATGTTTAGTTGTGTGGGTGTGGTTTTCTAAGCGAGAAATACAACAAAAGTACAAATAGGCAAGTGCACATAACATAGGGATAGGGTCAATACGTAGAATTTGTAACGCAAATTTATCAAATGATTTTAAGATAGCAAAGTAACCAACATAGTTCATGTACGCTCTTGTTTTGAAACTCAAAATTGAACCACTTCCGGTTGCGAACTGTCGGTAGTTTGACCATCGCCACAAATCACTCCTTAAGCAAcatacaaatgattaaaaaaatcataaatgttCAAGGCACttaaataataaagaataaCATATTTcct encodes:
- the LOC133405343 gene encoding uncharacterized protein LOC133405343, whose protein sequence is MSVNQRDFVPRSGAEGDAARYNKESFQTCSLPRLLPSQRPLPTKSYVYKPQEDKLNPYRRSEASKLKLPPIRDTARLRQQSTNNIKELKNQNYVLQQQLQDSKTENKLLKNVLHRHTVALQQFQELEGSISQIQDQHRNEVKALRRLLSETRSSRDKLARKLQSTERELLDCKDRINHLQWRVNKNPNLLEKEELTRRLTEFTIHLEEKERRIQFLEKSNMLLQGSLNRQVATEYKKMFRTNVMSLGLQTAVCELSKKTQVS
- the LOC133405344 gene encoding cilia- and flagella-associated protein 251-like; this translates as MKIHLLVSAYGDIHHHQEERKHLSEDTQESEESEEEEEEKEGSKDEEEGEGEEEEEGEDENEDREGGERSEENCEGKEEKEEHDEEEYDDEGMDQNGEEDETEEKEEKSEETSFGEKFEETIGEYDYDEEERDYEKEEEDKGELEEEEWEGNAEEWEEDEENEEEEKGDKKVKEEREEEERQVVEQEEENELEEAQENRDEEDKVKKKRVEKEESEEEEVDDEEEDEAGVEVVTVEEVKQQEKRKEKGDQKDIRTNKQCSLSCILNEPQVVTPREPKRCSRPKIRRKYNFTPVTKNLHLGKPAYSGVNLRSYKGANMPVKEETLYCRNRRRSAEMLEDIYLSDEQTSQPDAASDCSDLDSKHTDSPSWT